The Allorhodopirellula heiligendammensis genome includes a window with the following:
- a CDS encoding transposase, translating to MPRQARGEVLDSSQVQVVHCIQRCVRRAFLCGDDPLTGNSYEHRRAWIRDRLEFLASVFAIDCLTFSVMHNHIHLVLRSRADVVAAWSDEEVARRWLRLFPRRRNEDGSPAVPSKPELDMILNQPEVLAERRRRLSDISWWMRCTAENIARRSNAEDEVRGHFWEGRYHAQVLLDEASLLVCAAYVDLNPIRAALAETPETSDYTGAKDRIDDLSEREDRGRPSTHDWERSRRRRRSGWMSPIEIDEQIDEVGPAVESSGRRASSKGFLSVSMARYLELLDWTGRQLRSDKVGSIPEHLQPILQRIGLDTHGWCDVVRKFGRIFKRAAGTPESLAGEARRRGQGWLCARENPLGFSSV from the coding sequence ATGCCTCGTCAAGCTCGTGGTGAAGTTCTTGATTCTTCTCAAGTGCAGGTGGTGCATTGCATCCAGAGATGCGTCCGTCGGGCGTTTCTCTGTGGAGACGATCCCCTGACTGGGAACTCGTACGAGCACCGACGTGCTTGGATTCGCGATCGTCTGGAGTTTTTGGCTTCGGTCTTCGCCATCGATTGCTTGACTTTTTCGGTGATGCATAACCACATTCACCTTGTCCTGCGCAGTCGGGCTGACGTTGTGGCAGCGTGGTCCGATGAGGAGGTGGCCCGGCGCTGGCTAAGGTTGTTCCCTCGGCGGCGAAATGAAGACGGTTCCCCCGCAGTGCCCAGCAAACCAGAGCTGGATATGATTCTCAACCAGCCAGAAGTACTCGCCGAAAGACGGCGACGGTTGTCGGACATCAGTTGGTGGATGCGGTGTACTGCCGAGAATATTGCTCGACGCAGCAATGCCGAGGACGAGGTTCGCGGCCACTTTTGGGAAGGGAGATATCACGCGCAAGTTTTGCTCGATGAAGCGAGTTTGCTGGTATGTGCGGCGTATGTGGACCTCAATCCGATTCGTGCTGCATTGGCGGAAACACCGGAGACCAGCGACTACACCGGAGCGAAGGATCGGATCGACGATCTTAGCGAGCGAGAGGATCGCGGTCGGCCCAGCACCCACGACTGGGAGCGGAGTCGTCGCCGACGGCGTAGCGGCTGGATGAGTCCGATCGAGATTGATGAACAGATCGATGAAGTCGGTCCCGCAGTTGAATCGTCTGGACGCCGGGCCAGTAGCAAGGGCTTCCTGTCGGTGTCGATGGCACGGTATCTGGAACTGCTCGATTGGACGGGACGCCAGTTGCGCAGCGATAAGGTCGGCAGCATTCCAGAGCATTTACAACCGATCCTGCAGCGGATTGGTTTGGACACGCACGGTTGGTGCGATGTGGTGCGTAAGTTTGGGCGCATCTTCAAGCGTGCCGCGGGTACGCCCGAGAGTCTTGCCGGCGAAGCGCGCCGTCGCGGTCAGGGCTGGCTCTGTGCTCGAGAGAACCCGCTGGGCTTCTCGTCGGTCTGA
- a CDS encoding cytochrome B6 — protein MMRLLKLGTVSRYACLSVMSGICFTAEAQSPGSGQSKPVDLPDQTYMPVVIEEDFQATFEADKQQKADVMDKQGQLLKQRYELADNPSDAMMSAGRKPVQQGVRVKLPDGLSWNELADMKPDQIKQNDLFPMGFRPLPHTKHGTGGQVFPQDQVDAIAEAESRDLKRFDVEFDLPTHLTPEFPPPVFLTTRPDLGDVSQGKVLTIKNYYSLLKGCLTPVQMEGMRLLLTPFPQQQFNQTEDRKVEEPSLGVSCLDCHTNGHTNAAFHLNPDTRPQAARFRLDTVSLRGLFNQQIHGSKRSLRSVEDFTEFEQRTAYFDGDHVIAAKKGLHLPKRSEAVAMMAQMQNMLDFPPAPKLDEFGKLIPEKATELELKGQQVFFGKGRCVECHEPPFYLDNKMHDLHLERFYEPEMIGGQYNIADGPIKTFTLRGIKDSPPYHHDGRLLTLEDTVEFFNVVTQLKLTDDEKTSLVAFLRCL, from the coding sequence ATGATGCGACTTCTCAAACTCGGCACCGTGAGCCGATACGCCTGCCTATCCGTAATGTCCGGAATCTGTTTCACCGCTGAGGCGCAGTCGCCTGGGTCGGGGCAGTCGAAACCGGTCGATCTGCCCGATCAGACCTACATGCCGGTCGTCATAGAGGAGGACTTCCAGGCGACTTTCGAAGCCGACAAGCAACAGAAAGCCGATGTCATGGACAAGCAGGGCCAGTTGCTGAAGCAGCGCTACGAGCTAGCCGATAACCCGTCGGACGCCATGATGTCGGCTGGGCGAAAGCCGGTGCAGCAGGGCGTCCGAGTGAAACTCCCCGATGGTCTTTCATGGAACGAATTGGCGGACATGAAACCAGATCAGATCAAGCAGAATGATCTCTTTCCCATGGGCTTCCGACCGCTGCCGCATACCAAACACGGAACGGGCGGCCAGGTTTTCCCACAGGATCAAGTCGATGCAATCGCTGAGGCGGAGAGCCGAGACCTCAAACGCTTCGACGTCGAGTTTGATCTACCCACGCATTTGACCCCCGAGTTTCCACCCCCTGTCTTCCTCACCACCCGCCCTGATCTGGGCGATGTTTCGCAGGGGAAGGTCCTGACAATCAAGAATTACTATTCTCTTCTCAAAGGCTGCCTCACGCCTGTGCAAATGGAAGGAATGCGGTTACTGCTGACCCCCTTTCCTCAACAGCAATTCAACCAGACCGAAGATCGCAAAGTGGAGGAACCGAGCCTCGGTGTCTCCTGCTTGGATTGCCATACCAACGGCCATACCAATGCTGCCTTCCATCTCAACCCGGACACCCGACCGCAAGCGGCTCGATTCCGTCTCGACACGGTCAGCCTGCGCGGCTTGTTCAACCAGCAGATTCACGGGTCCAAGCGTTCGCTGCGCAGCGTCGAAGATTTCACAGAATTTGAGCAGCGAACAGCCTACTTCGATGGCGATCATGTTATCGCGGCCAAGAAAGGTCTGCACTTGCCTAAACGCTCTGAAGCGGTTGCGATGATGGCTCAGATGCAAAACATGCTTGATTTCCCGCCAGCCCCGAAGTTAGATGAATTCGGCAAGCTGATCCCTGAAAAAGCAACCGAGTTAGAACTCAAAGGTCAGCAGGTGTTCTTTGGCAAAGGCCGCTGCGTCGAATGCCACGAACCCCCATTCTATCTCGACAACAAGATGCATGACCTGCACCTGGAACGATTCTACGAACCGGAAATGATCGGTGGCCAGTACAATATTGCCGACGGACCGATCAAAACATTCACACTGCGTGGAATCAAGGATTCGCCACCGTACCACCATGATGGACGACTGCTGACTCTCGAAGACACCGTCGAATTCTTCAACGTGGTCACACAACTAAAGTTGACCGACGATGAAAAGACATCACTCGTGGCGTTTCTGCGCTGCTTGTAG
- a CDS encoding TIGR00282 family metallophosphoesterase, giving the protein MRFLFLGDVVGKPGYSAVLDRAVGLKEQHRLDALVINAENAADGSGLMPRQYRRLIESGVDAITMGDHLYRRAEIIPVLEKSQRIVKPANYPTDASGRTWVIVPTPAGRLGVISILGRVFMRPVDCPFTAIDRALEDMAGQTDAILVDVHAEATSDKQTIARYLDGRVTAVLGTHTHVPTADAHVMAGGTAMQCDVGMCGPYDSIIGRDVGRVTKTTMTFEPCHFHVATRDVRLCGAIVESNEDGLAISIERFEESIDRS; this is encoded by the coding sequence GTGCGATTTTTGTTCCTAGGCGATGTCGTCGGTAAACCGGGCTACTCGGCGGTGCTCGATCGCGCCGTCGGATTGAAAGAACAGCATCGACTCGATGCCCTCGTGATCAATGCTGAGAACGCAGCGGATGGCTCGGGATTGATGCCCCGTCAGTATCGACGCCTGATCGAATCGGGCGTCGACGCGATCACGATGGGCGATCACCTCTACCGTCGCGCCGAAATCATTCCGGTGCTGGAGAAGAGTCAGCGGATCGTCAAACCAGCAAACTATCCCACCGATGCGTCGGGACGTACGTGGGTGATCGTGCCCACACCAGCCGGACGCCTGGGCGTGATCTCGATCCTCGGCCGCGTTTTCATGCGACCAGTGGATTGCCCCTTTACCGCCATCGATCGGGCATTGGAGGATATGGCCGGGCAAACCGATGCGATTCTCGTCGATGTCCATGCCGAGGCGACCTCTGACAAACAGACCATCGCCCGCTACCTCGACGGCCGGGTCACCGCGGTACTGGGAACCCATACCCACGTCCCCACCGCCGATGCCCACGTGATGGCCGGCGGCACAGCGATGCAGTGCGACGTGGGCATGTGTGGTCCCTACGACAGCATCATCGGGCGCGACGTGGGACGCGTCACCAAAACCACGATGACGTTCGAGCCCTGTCACTTTCACGTCGCCACCCGTGACGTGAGGCTCTGTGGCGCAATCGTTGAGTCCAACGAGGACGGCCTGGCGATTTCAATCGAACGATTTGAAGAATCGATCGATCGAAGCTGA
- a CDS encoding S1 RNA-binding domain-containing protein yields MSVTENPDSNPPSASPDPSANAAEAPAETSPPNTAPPSEGAENSAQPAESSAAPTESPAQPTPNPVAAKKSKAPLPRIGSGPLAARGLGVAKPQSPAAVSTEDLEKAKPKSGGKSGGGQKKQAPRPRLAGETDEDVTSTRKVEAPKPGKVSVPNIRHGLSDDLQAELDASLADSDLDSFYGGTAGLPDRRGSLEEGARVQATVLKIKEDTVFVSLGGPDEGTVPFEQFTEAEPAPGSVVEVLVRGFSREDGLYSCTLPGSAIEVSDWDDIDEGSVVEALVTGHNTGGLECQVGSIKAFMPISQVTEYRVEDLSEFVDQKMVCLVNEANARRGNLVISRRAILERERESKRQEQLEKIEAGDILEGIVRSVRDFGAFVDLGGLDGLIHVSKLSWDRVKHPSDVIKEGQKVKVKVDKIDKQTGKIGLSYRDLLENPWDTAESEFAVGSLHSGTVTKTADFGCFVRLAAGVEGLVHISELANHRVSKVSSVVNAGDTVEVKILSFDRDAQKIGLSIKAALAANEPVATKAEEEVDEPPRDVAIQPQHSGPLKGGNNRDTGGERFGLRW; encoded by the coding sequence ATGTCAGTGACCGAGAATCCGGACTCCAATCCGCCTTCCGCTTCCCCCGACCCATCCGCCAACGCTGCCGAGGCACCTGCGGAAACCTCTCCGCCCAATACGGCGCCGCCGAGCGAGGGTGCAGAGAACTCGGCTCAACCTGCGGAGAGTTCTGCGGCACCTACCGAGAGTCCTGCGCAACCCACACCCAACCCCGTAGCGGCGAAGAAATCCAAGGCACCGCTGCCACGCATCGGCAGTGGCCCACTCGCTGCGCGGGGACTTGGCGTTGCCAAGCCACAATCGCCCGCAGCAGTTTCGACCGAGGATCTCGAGAAAGCCAAACCGAAATCGGGCGGTAAATCCGGCGGCGGGCAAAAGAAGCAAGCGCCCCGCCCTCGCTTGGCTGGCGAAACGGACGAGGACGTCACGAGCACCCGCAAAGTCGAAGCCCCCAAGCCCGGCAAGGTCAGCGTGCCAAACATTCGGCATGGTTTGTCCGATGACTTGCAAGCCGAGCTGGATGCCTCGCTGGCCGATTCCGACCTGGATTCGTTCTACGGTGGCACCGCCGGTCTACCCGATCGCCGCGGATCGCTTGAGGAAGGCGCACGCGTCCAAGCCACCGTCTTGAAGATCAAAGAAGACACCGTGTTCGTGTCACTCGGCGGGCCCGACGAGGGCACCGTCCCTTTCGAGCAGTTCACCGAAGCGGAACCGGCGCCGGGCAGCGTCGTCGAGGTGCTCGTCCGTGGCTTCAGCCGCGAAGACGGCCTGTACTCCTGCACCTTGCCAGGATCGGCGATCGAAGTCAGCGACTGGGACGATATCGACGAGGGCTCCGTCGTCGAAGCACTTGTGACCGGACACAATACCGGTGGGCTGGAGTGCCAAGTGGGCTCGATCAAGGCGTTCATGCCGATCAGCCAAGTCACCGAGTACCGCGTCGAAGACCTGTCGGAATTTGTCGATCAGAAGATGGTCTGCTTGGTCAATGAAGCCAATGCACGACGTGGCAACCTCGTCATCAGCCGGCGAGCGATCCTCGAACGTGAGCGTGAATCCAAGCGTCAAGAACAACTCGAAAAGATCGAAGCGGGCGATATCCTCGAGGGCATCGTGCGGAGCGTTCGCGATTTCGGCGCATTCGTCGACCTCGGCGGACTCGATGGTCTGATTCACGTCAGCAAGTTGAGCTGGGACCGCGTCAAGCACCCCAGCGACGTGATCAAGGAAGGCCAGAAAGTGAAGGTCAAAGTCGACAAGATCGACAAGCAAACTGGCAAGATCGGTTTGTCATACCGCGACCTGCTCGAAAATCCATGGGATACCGCCGAGAGTGAATTCGCCGTCGGTTCGTTGCATTCGGGTACCGTGACCAAGACCGCTGATTTCGGTTGCTTCGTGCGTTTGGCCGCAGGCGTTGAAGGCCTCGTCCACATCAGTGAACTGGCCAACCACCGGGTGTCCAAAGTCAGCAGCGTGGTGAATGCGGGCGACACTGTCGAAGTCAAAATCCTCAGTTTCGATCGCGACGCGCAGAAGATTGGTCTGTCGATCAAAGCCGCCCTGGCCGCCAACGAGCCGGTTGCCACCAAAGCGGAAGAGGAAGTCGACGAACCACCGCGTGACGTCGCCATCCAACCGCAACACAGCGGCCCGCTCAAAGGCGGCAACAATCGCGACACCGGTGGCGAGCGTTTCGGACTGCGTTGGTAG
- a CDS encoding AEC family transporter — translation MATVVAGLHAGMTLLTGMTLLNGMTLGPSSVLAVSDIAHAPFWVQFTQIVGSVLGVFLIIGIGAFCRSQKWLSREADFSLAKITANVLMPALFLDRILNDETLDALSTAWVPPLFGFGFTTGGLLLAWLIARAAGPWVGLKTDAQQRAFAICAGIANYGYIPLPLSQIFYPSAEVELILHNVGVDLALWSVGIAIISGGTRSAAGAAGGEQNAPMRSSFPRLGLFGKILPALTSAPLIAVVIALSIRSLNWDAMIPPSLMKSIHLLAGASIPMGLLLSGAIIIDFLRAAQWTGATPVILLSIGFRQLLMPVIMLGVASVWATQTDMKHVLILQAAMSSAVFPIVLTRLYHGDTATALRVVLSTSLAGLVLIPIWISLGAWWLGV, via the coding sequence GTGGCAACTGTTGTTGCAGGACTGCATGCTGGCATGACGCTGCTTACTGGCATGACATTGCTTAATGGCATGACATTGGGGCCGAGCAGTGTCCTGGCCGTCTCCGATATTGCTCATGCGCCGTTTTGGGTGCAATTTACCCAGATCGTCGGCAGTGTGCTGGGGGTGTTTCTGATCATTGGCATCGGAGCTTTTTGCCGATCGCAGAAATGGCTGTCCCGTGAAGCCGACTTTTCACTGGCCAAGATCACCGCCAATGTGCTGATGCCGGCACTCTTCCTCGACCGTATCCTCAATGATGAGACTCTCGACGCCTTGTCGACGGCGTGGGTGCCGCCGCTGTTCGGGTTCGGCTTCACCACCGGTGGACTTCTATTGGCATGGCTGATCGCTCGCGCTGCCGGGCCTTGGGTGGGGCTGAAAACGGATGCTCAGCAGCGGGCCTTTGCGATTTGTGCGGGCATCGCCAACTACGGCTACATCCCGCTGCCACTTTCGCAGATTTTCTATCCGAGTGCCGAGGTGGAACTCATTCTGCACAATGTGGGCGTCGATCTCGCGCTGTGGAGTGTCGGCATTGCGATCATTTCGGGCGGCACTCGGTCGGCCGCGGGTGCAGCTGGTGGCGAGCAAAACGCTCCCATGAGAAGCAGCTTTCCGCGTTTGGGACTGTTTGGCAAGATCCTCCCGGCGCTCACGAGTGCGCCGTTGATTGCAGTCGTCATTGCGTTGTCGATTCGCTCGCTCAACTGGGACGCGATGATCCCGCCGTCACTCATGAAATCCATTCATCTGCTAGCTGGCGCGTCGATCCCTATGGGACTGTTGCTCAGTGGCGCGATTATCATTGATTTTCTACGTGCGGCGCAGTGGACAGGTGCCACTCCCGTAATCCTATTATCGATTGGCTTTCGCCAACTTTTGATGCCGGTGATCATGCTGGGGGTGGCCAGTGTCTGGGCGACCCAAACCGATATGAAGCACGTTTTAATATTGCAAGCGGCGATGTCGTCGGCGGTCTTTCCGATCGTCCTGACCAGACTTTATCACGGCGATACCGCCACCGCCCTGCGCGTGGTGTTGTCGACTTCGTTGGCCGGGCTCGTGCTGATCCCGATCTGGATCTCGCTGGGGGCCTGGTGGCTGGGCGTGTGA
- a CDS encoding RbsD/FucU family protein, with translation MLLTQLIHPEISAILAAAGHHSTILIADGNYPALNKRGPHAKLVSMNLTPGLITCDQALKALLTAIPIEAAMTMQTETEGPYALDGDPPVWHDYRASFAAAGSKVQLQPLEKWAFYDHVITADHVLTIQTGDQQRYANLLLSVGVRMDE, from the coding sequence ATGTTACTGACCCAGCTCATCCATCCTGAAATTTCCGCGATCCTGGCGGCAGCGGGACATCACAGCACGATCCTCATCGCCGATGGAAACTACCCCGCTCTCAATAAACGCGGGCCCCACGCCAAACTTGTCAGTATGAATCTAACGCCGGGCTTGATCACCTGCGACCAAGCCCTGAAGGCTTTGCTGACGGCGATTCCCATTGAAGCGGCGATGACCATGCAAACGGAAACCGAGGGCCCGTACGCGCTCGATGGTGATCCGCCAGTATGGCACGATTACCGTGCCTCGTTTGCCGCAGCGGGATCCAAAGTCCAACTCCAACCGCTCGAAAAGTGGGCCTTCTACGATCACGTCATCACGGCTGATCATGTGCTCACCATTCAAACCGGCGACCAGCAACGCTACGCCAATTTGCTGCTTAGCGTCGGCGTGCGAATGGATGAGTAG
- the ndk gene encoding nucleoside-diphosphate kinase → MQRSLILLKPDCVQRRLIGEVLSRFEAKGLQIIGLKMLQVTPELSRKHYAEHVEKPFYQSLEDFITSAPVVAVALEGLEAIGVVREMLGATNGLKAAPGTLRGDFSSSRQMNLVHASDSEASAERELDLYFRSEELCDYSLCLTGFMRTDDE, encoded by the coding sequence ATGCAACGCTCACTGATTCTGCTCAAACCCGATTGTGTCCAACGCCGCTTGATTGGCGAAGTCTTGTCCCGTTTCGAGGCCAAGGGATTACAAATCATCGGCTTGAAGATGCTGCAGGTCACCCCTGAATTGTCCCGCAAACACTACGCCGAACACGTTGAGAAGCCTTTTTATCAGTCGCTCGAAGACTTCATCACGTCGGCCCCGGTCGTAGCGGTCGCCTTGGAAGGACTCGAAGCGATTGGCGTCGTGCGGGAGATGCTCGGTGCCACCAATGGGCTTAAAGCCGCACCGGGGACACTGCGAGGCGATTTCAGCAGCAGCCGCCAAATGAACCTGGTCCACGCGAGCGACTCCGAAGCGTCCGCGGAACGCGAACTGGATCTGTACTTTCGCAGCGAAGAACTCTGCGACTATTCGCTCTGCCTCACCGGGTTCATGCGTACCGACGACGAGTGA
- a CDS encoding acyl-CoA thioesterase, whose product MPHDYFDLCHTVSDDEVDAQAHVHNLQYLQWTLWAARDHNAVGGWDAAAALAKGLGWVVRDHQITYRAAAFGGDEIVVRTWISDIRRYACTRSYQICRPADKQLLCRASTRWVFVDLTQHRALEVPAEAAAAVRVRATPPPLPWE is encoded by the coding sequence ATGCCTCACGATTATTTTGATCTCTGTCACACCGTGTCTGATGATGAGGTGGATGCACAGGCGCACGTGCACAACCTGCAGTATCTGCAGTGGACGCTCTGGGCGGCTCGCGACCACAACGCCGTGGGGGGGTGGGATGCTGCGGCAGCATTAGCAAAGGGGCTTGGATGGGTGGTCCGTGATCATCAAATCACGTATCGCGCGGCCGCGTTCGGGGGCGATGAAATCGTAGTCCGCACATGGATCAGTGACATCCGCCGTTACGCCTGCACGCGCAGTTACCAGATCTGTCGTCCTGCCGACAAACAGCTATTGTGCCGGGCGAGTACCCGCTGGGTATTCGTGGATTTGACCCAACACCGAGCCCTCGAAGTCCCCGCGGAGGCTGCGGCCGCAGTGCGGGTCCGCGCCACGCCACCACCGTTACCGTGGGAGTGA
- the msrA gene encoding peptide-methionine (S)-S-oxide reductase MsrA — MSRRSRSPKMISPARPLMTKLVVLLVTVFAWPLATRVHGEETTAKSAAATTETPQQAVAILAGGCFWCTEAVFERMDGVTDVVSGYIGGKIPNPTYQQVCTGMTGHAEASQIFYDPSKTSYQELLKVFFKTHDPTTLNRQGVDTGTQYRSAIFYEDEEQKKIAVDYIKELDKHGGFRNPIVTTVGPATTFYPAEEYHQDYFRRNPYAAYCQRVVVEKVRKFNYNFRDKIKPELKK, encoded by the coding sequence ATGTCCCGCCGTTCTCGCTCGCCTAAAATGATATCGCCCGCACGTCCCCTGATGACGAAGCTGGTAGTCCTCCTGGTAACCGTTTTTGCCTGGCCGCTGGCAACTCGTGTGCACGGCGAAGAAACCACAGCAAAATCGGCCGCTGCTACCACAGAAACGCCCCAGCAAGCCGTGGCGATTTTGGCGGGTGGTTGTTTCTGGTGCACGGAAGCGGTGTTCGAACGCATGGACGGTGTCACCGACGTGGTGTCGGGATACATCGGCGGTAAGATCCCCAATCCTACCTATCAACAAGTTTGTACAGGAATGACTGGGCATGCCGAGGCGTCTCAGATCTTTTATGACCCCAGCAAAACATCTTACCAGGAGCTGTTGAAGGTGTTTTTCAAGACCCACGATCCCACCACGCTCAATCGCCAGGGGGTTGACACTGGCACCCAGTACCGCAGCGCGATTTTCTACGAAGATGAAGAACAGAAAAAGATTGCTGTCGACTACATCAAAGAGCTCGACAAGCACGGGGGATTCCGCAATCCAATCGTGACGACCGTGGGGCCGGCCACCACGTTTTATCCCGCCGAGGAGTATCATCAGGACTACTTCCGGCGTAACCCTTACGCCGCTTATTGCCAACGCGTTGTCGTCGAAAAAGTGCGTAAGTTTAACTACAACTTTCGCGACAAAATCAAGCCGGAATTGAAAAAGTAG
- a CDS encoding sigma-54-dependent transcriptional regulator yields MNPETDAPPALDRGDFRVLVVDNEAAHARAMTESLEKVGYRCEVATSGPQAADWIQRETFDIVITDMVMNDIDGMKVLKLARERLPDCEVVMVTGHATVPIAVEAMKKGAFSFLEKPITPSGLRAIAEKAAETVALRRQNTELMQRLDERFGFEGIIYTSQKMQTVIDRLKRIAATDATVLITGESGTGKEMVAQAIHQNSPRRNKRIVALNTRAVSESLVESELFGHVKGSFTDAVSDREGAFEYANGGTLFLDEVGDMPMSTQIKLLRVLEENQITRVGGNKTIKVNVRLISATNRPLEEMIEAGTFRNDLYFRLKVVTIELPALRERRDDVIALMDHFRKMFLRRHAKPTARFTPSVTKKFYAYDWPGNIRQLRNFVETMVVLDTDGSLDDDDLPPELTDDEVAGDDDSQASAALSTGPSALIGQPLATIERWAIEETLKLAGDNREQAAKMLKIGPRTLYRRLDDYSKKDEA; encoded by the coding sequence ATGAATCCCGAAACCGATGCCCCACCCGCGCTGGATCGTGGCGACTTTCGAGTCCTCGTCGTCGACAACGAAGCCGCCCACGCTCGAGCGATGACGGAGAGCCTGGAAAAGGTGGGGTACCGCTGCGAAGTGGCCACGAGCGGTCCCCAAGCCGCCGATTGGATCCAGCGGGAGACGTTTGATATCGTGATTACCGACATGGTGATGAACGATATCGACGGCATGAAAGTTCTCAAGCTCGCACGCGAACGCCTGCCGGACTGCGAAGTCGTGATGGTGACCGGCCATGCCACCGTGCCGATTGCCGTCGAGGCGATGAAGAAAGGCGCGTTCAGTTTTCTTGAAAAGCCGATCACGCCCTCGGGATTGCGGGCGATCGCTGAAAAGGCCGCTGAAACAGTCGCCCTGCGACGCCAGAATACGGAGCTGATGCAGCGACTCGATGAACGTTTTGGGTTCGAAGGGATCATCTACACCAGCCAGAAGATGCAGACGGTCATCGATCGACTCAAACGCATTGCCGCAACCGATGCGACCGTGCTGATCACCGGGGAGAGCGGGACGGGCAAAGAGATGGTGGCTCAAGCAATTCACCAGAACAGCCCGCGACGAAACAAGCGGATCGTCGCGTTGAACACGCGAGCGGTGTCCGAGAGCCTCGTCGAAAGTGAATTGTTCGGCCACGTGAAAGGCTCGTTCACCGACGCGGTTTCCGACCGGGAGGGTGCGTTCGAATACGCCAACGGTGGCACGCTGTTCCTTGACGAAGTCGGCGATATGCCGATGAGCACGCAAATCAAGTTGCTGCGGGTGCTCGAAGAAAACCAGATCACACGGGTCGGCGGTAACAAGACGATCAAGGTCAACGTGCGATTGATTTCGGCTACGAATCGTCCACTTGAGGAAATGATCGAAGCGGGGACCTTTCGAAACGATCTTTATTTTCGCTTGAAGGTGGTCACGATCGAGTTGCCGGCCCTGCGTGAGCGACGCGATGACGTGATCGCGTTGATGGACCATTTTCGCAAGATGTTCCTGCGTCGACATGCCAAGCCCACAGCTCGGTTCACCCCCTCGGTCACGAAGAAGTTTTACGCCTATGACTGGCCGGGCAACATCCGCCAATTGCGTAATTTTGTCGAAACGATGGTGGTATTGGATACCGACGGGTCGCTCGACGACGACGACCTGCCCCCTGAATTAACCGACGATGAGGTCGCCGGTGATGATGATTCCCAGGCATCGGCGGCGTTGTCGACGGGGCCGTCGGCGCTGATTGGCCAACCGCTCGCCACAATCGAACGCTGGGCAATCGAGGAAACACTCAAGCTCGCAGGGGACAATCGCGAACAGGCCGCAAAGATGTTGAAGATCGGACCGCGCACCCTGTATCGACGGCTCGACGACTACAGCAAAAAAGACGAAGCGTGA